Proteins from a single region of Paenibacillus sp. BIHB 4019:
- a CDS encoding DUF2161 family putative PD-(D/E)XK-type phosphodiesterase produces MAVSKEEELYGPVKAYYEARGFVVKSEVLHCDLVAMHADTEETIIVEMKKTFNLALLLQGIERLRINDQVVLVVERNRKKSGAHNQRFGEITELCRMLGIGLMTVTFFKTKAPVIDVLCEPGEAPQRGTRRKKQARLLLEFRERSGDYNVGGSTGRKLVTAYREKALRCAYALQQLGEAHSPSQVAALTSFPRSGAVLRDNYYGWFERQQRGKYRLLPAGAAALTEYAEVIADWVAALPSNQAGPCTTAASGESQAALAYRAPRRPGKRRSSSR; encoded by the coding sequence GTGGCAGTCAGTAAGGAAGAGGAGCTTTACGGCCCGGTAAAAGCTTATTATGAAGCGCGCGGCTTCGTCGTCAAAAGCGAGGTGCTGCACTGCGATCTCGTTGCGATGCACGCGGATACCGAAGAAACCATTATTGTGGAAATGAAAAAGACGTTCAATCTCGCCCTGCTGCTGCAAGGGATCGAACGCCTTCGTATAAATGATCAAGTCGTGCTCGTAGTCGAGCGCAATCGTAAAAAAAGCGGCGCGCACAACCAGCGCTTCGGTGAAATTACCGAGCTGTGCCGCATGCTCGGCATCGGCCTTATGACCGTCACCTTCTTCAAGACGAAGGCGCCTGTCATTGATGTGCTGTGCGAGCCCGGCGAGGCGCCGCAGCGCGGAACCCGCCGCAAGAAGCAGGCGAGGCTGCTTCTTGAATTTCGCGAGCGCAGCGGCGATTATAATGTAGGCGGCAGTACCGGCCGCAAGCTGGTGACCGCCTATCGCGAGAAGGCGCTGCGCTGCGCCTACGCGCTTCAGCAGCTGGGAGAGGCGCACTCGCCTAGCCAGGTTGCTGCGCTGACGAGCTTCCCGCGCAGCGGCGCTGTGCTGCGCGACAATTACTATGGCTGGTTTGAGCGCCAGCAGCGCGGAAAATACCGGCTGCTCCCTGCCGGGGCAGCCGCCTTGACCGAATACGCCGAAGTCATCGCCGATTGGGTGGCCGCTTTGCCAAGCAATCAAGCCGGGCCATGCACAACTGCTGCCTCTGGCGAATCGCAGGCAGCTTTGGCCTACCGCGCTCCTCGCCGTCCTGGCAAGCGGCGCTCATCGTCCCGCTGA
- a CDS encoding PLP-dependent aminotransferase family protein, whose protein sequence is MDYRFSSRVTALKSSVVRDILKLTQGKDMISFAGGLPAEELFPVKAIREAADRVFTKGASALQYGLTEGFMPLREQLCERMGHKGMNVRPDEMLLTTGSQQAISLIVEVLTEPGDTILVERPTYLACLQVFEMNGLNVIAADSDEHGIVAEDAERLIREHRPKLVYAVPTFGNPTGRVWSTERRQQLLALCSSYGVPILEDDPYGEIKYDVNAVYPTLFALDQQAGRSGSVIYTSTFSKTVAPGLRTGWAMGPAEVIAMMAKAKQAADLHSSAIDQQIVSELLDSFPLDEHIKVISASYGERMREMQGLLVQQHIEGLRWIEPKGGMFLWVELPEGLDAEALLRASVKKGVAFVPGSSFYAYDPQRNTARLNFTYNIGAKTALGVERFAEAIREFTARS, encoded by the coding sequence ATGGATTACCGTTTTTCATCACGAGTGACCGCTCTCAAATCATCGGTCGTAAGAGATATTCTCAAGCTGACGCAGGGCAAGGATATGATTTCATTCGCTGGAGGGCTGCCGGCTGAGGAGCTGTTTCCGGTGAAGGCGATTCGCGAAGCTGCCGATCGCGTGTTTACGAAGGGCGCAAGCGCTCTGCAATACGGATTGACCGAGGGCTTTATGCCGCTGCGTGAACAGCTGTGCGAGCGTATGGGACATAAGGGCATGAACGTACGTCCTGACGAAATGCTGCTGACGACAGGCTCCCAGCAGGCGATCAGCCTCATTGTTGAAGTGCTGACCGAGCCTGGCGATACGATATTGGTGGAAAGGCCGACATATCTCGCTTGCTTGCAGGTGTTTGAGATGAATGGCTTAAATGTCATTGCTGCGGACAGCGATGAGCATGGCATTGTAGCGGAGGATGCGGAGCGGCTTATTCGCGAGCATCGTCCAAAGCTAGTGTACGCCGTGCCTACCTTCGGCAATCCGACGGGGCGCGTCTGGAGCACGGAGCGCAGGCAGCAGCTGCTGGCGCTTTGCAGCTCTTATGGTGTGCCAATCTTGGAAGATGATCCATACGGGGAAATCAAATATGATGTAAATGCCGTTTATCCGACATTGTTTGCGCTTGACCAGCAAGCGGGCCGTTCAGGCTCGGTTATTTATACGAGCACCTTTTCGAAGACGGTTGCGCCAGGGCTGCGCACAGGATGGGCAATGGGTCCAGCGGAAGTCATTGCGATGATGGCTAAAGCGAAGCAGGCGGCAGATTTGCATTCCAGCGCGATTGATCAGCAAATCGTCAGCGAGCTGCTGGATAGCTTTCCGCTCGATGAGCATATTAAAGTTATCTCTGCCTCCTACGGGGAGCGGATGCGCGAAATGCAAGGGCTGCTTGTGCAGCAGCATATTGAAGGATTGCGCTGGATTGAGCCGAAGGGAGGCATGTTCCTATGGGTGGAGCTGCCGGAAGGCCTTGATGCAGAGGCGCTTCTCCGGGCTTCCGTTAAGAAGGGTGTTGCTTTCGTGCCTGGAAGCTCCTTCTATGCTTATGACCCGCAGCGCAATACGGCGCGGCTCAACTTTACTTATAATATTGGAGCCAAGACGGCTCTTGGCGTAGAGCGCTTTGCGGAAGCAATCCGCGAGTTTACGGCCCGATCCTAA